AGTCTATCTATGTCATCAACAAATACGACCAATCTAAAATTAAATTGCTTCAGTGAATTGTCGATTTCGCTTTTCTGTTCTTCAATGGATTTGGAGTTCTTATCATTGAAAACTTTATTTAAATCGTACGTTGCCTTTGTTGTGTACTTATAACCTAGGTTGAAACCTTTTTCAATCTCAAAGGAAGTACCTCGAAGAACAGTTTTGGCGTAGCCTTTAAGATTTCGTATTAAGGAGTTATCATTACCAAAATCATATTGATGTTTCAAAACTTTTATCAATCCATCAAAGTATTCCAATAGAACTTTGTTTTCGGTTGAATATCTCCAAGGGTTAAATTTGTATTTGATAATCCTTTTTTGATTATACTCGCTAGTTGCTTCTAGATTTTTAAAAAGGAAATTTAAAAAAGTAGATTTTCCATCCCCCCATTTCCCATATACACCAAAAACCAGTGGTTCGTCAGAAAGTGCACTTTTGCGAATTGCCTCCTGTATTTTCCCTGCGTAAGGTGAAAAATTATATAAATCTTCACTAACTCTTACTATTGGCTCATTTGAATGAAAATAAGTCATCCCTTAAATATATGCGAAAATCAAAAATGCTCTATTTGCTTAAAGTTACAACTACAATAGGAACATTACCATTATTGAGTAAATAGATATTGGTCTTAAGCTTATAAGAGTTCGACCTTAAAAACTCTAAGTAATACTCCGATGCTAATCTAAGGGGAGAAGCAAGAGGGTAACCTGCCGCCGCAGGTTACAATCGCATAATCATCACATTATCAGTTACATACAGACTTGGGTGCTTTTCGTTTTTATAACAATTTTATCCAAAAAGCTCCTAATGCCCTGATAATCAGCTTGGATTTTACCCAAAAATGTATAAAAATTCATTTTGATGCCTCGCAAGCAGATTAGTTAGGTAAGGTTTGGGGACTGCCTAGAACTTCGAATTATGCCTGTAATTTGAGAAGAAAATTGGGATTTCGATTGGTCATTCCCCTGAGGAAAGAAATCGATTCTGAGGCCGTGGCGTTTCTTTTTGCGGCTTTCTTAGGTTGAGCACATTTTTAAGCGCTGCCATATCGTCTGCCACTTTCTTATTGACGATCTTAGCATAGTGCTGGGTGGCTCGGAGATTCCGATGTCCCAGGAGCTTACCGACTGTTTCGATAGGCACGCCATTGGAGAGCGTAACTGTTGTCGCAAACGTGTGCCGGGCCAAATGGGTGGTCAGGTGTTTGGTGATGCCGCAGATGTCCGCTATTTCCTTGAGATAGGCATTGGAGCGTTGGTTGCTTAGGACAGGAATTACACAATCGCCATTCACCACCTTGGGGTGGTCCTCATACTTTTCTATGATTTCCAGGGCAGTAGGAAGGAGGGGGATGCCCAGCTTGGAACGGGTCTTTTGTCTGGCACTTTGAATCCATAGACTACCGTCTATATGCTTAACGATGTTGTTCGGGGTAAGCTTCTTCACATCGATATAAGCGAGTCCGGTAAAACAGCAGAATACGAACATATCTTTTACGATTCCCATTCGCGGAACCGTAACTTCATAGTTGATTAACCGTTCCAGTTCCTCCCGTGTCAGGTATTCCCGGTCTACCCATTTGAACTTGGCCTTGAAATTATAGAAGGGATCTTTTTGAATCCAGTCATTCGCCACGCCCATGCGGATAATCTTCTTGAAGTTGTTGATATACTTCAGGCTGGAATTGTGGTTGCATTCTTTGGTGAATTTCAGGAAATAGTCAAACCGGTTAATAAACCGCAAGTCCACTTCCATCATCGGGATATCGTCCCGGCGGTATTCTGTTTTGAGGAATTCCCGTGTATGTTTAAAGGTAGTATTGTATCGCTTCCAGGTACCCAGGGCATACTCTTTTCCGACAAGTGATTTCATCTGACGGTTATGCTCCTCGAATACTTCCATCAACATTTTGAAACGCTGGTCCTTTTGCAGGTAGCGTTCTTTGATCTGGCGCGCAGTGAACGGTTTTTCACTTTCGATGAATTGATAGTGGATTTTATTGATCTTGGCTCGGATCATGTCCAGGTAGTGGTTCAGTTCGGAGGCTTCCTGGGTATTGCCCCGCATCCGTCCGGCTTTGGCATCCCATTTTTCGGGGTCAATCTTCCGGGCGGTACTCATTTCGGATCGCTTGCCATCGACCGTAATCCGCATATAAATGGGCACCGGAACAAACGGGTTATGGCACTTGCCTTTGATATAAAACAGGAGAGAGAAAGTTTGGGTCATTTTTACGCACCTTTAAAATTGAATTTTAAGGTACGAAAAAGATCAATTTACTTTTTGTAATTAACATTATTTCAGCTAATTACGGGGAATTCGGTGCGTGTTTTCACAAACCCCAAATACGCACCGAATGACTCACCTATTTGGTGATATTTTTTGATTTTATTTGGCATCCTAAAAAACAAAAAAACCTGTAAATCATACGATTACAGGTTTTTTGTTTCAAAATATAGTGAAAGTTGTGGAGCCGGGGAGATTCGAACTCCCGTCCAAACAAGCAATAACCATGCTTTCTACATGCTTAGTTTCCGATTGATTGTCGACGCGCAACTGACCGGAAACGGCCCATTACGCGCTTAGCTTCTTAAGGTTTATGCGGTTAGCGAAGCGATAACCACACTATGTTGACTTTTCTGGTGCCCCTAAATGGATCGCCGCCAACAAGGGCTATCCAGGGACATCTCGCTTCTCCGCCTTGCGGAGACGAGGCATGATCTTACTCTAATTCAGATTATGCGGCGAGAGCGTAATTATTATCGCCAATTAAAAGTGTGAAATATGAGATTTACGAGCTGTATCCCAGCGCTCGGCATGCTTACATCGCCATTGGTCTTGCTGTCAAAACCAGTCGGCCCCAGTTTTTCAATGAACATGAAAGGAAAGGCAAAGATACGCAATTCGCGGGTTTCCGGCATCTGATGCGATTCCACAACCCCGGGTTTGTT
This genomic window from Robiginitalea biformata HTCC2501 contains:
- a CDS encoding site-specific integrase, with translation MTQTFSLLFYIKGKCHNPFVPVPIYMRITVDGKRSEMSTARKIDPEKWDAKAGRMRGNTQEASELNHYLDMIRAKINKIHYQFIESEKPFTARQIKERYLQKDQRFKMLMEVFEEHNRQMKSLVGKEYALGTWKRYNTTFKHTREFLKTEYRRDDIPMMEVDLRFINRFDYFLKFTKECNHNSSLKYINNFKKIIRMGVANDWIQKDPFYNFKAKFKWVDREYLTREELERLINYEVTVPRMGIVKDMFVFCCFTGLAYIDVKKLTPNNIVKHIDGSLWIQSARQKTRSKLGIPLLPTALEIIEKYEDHPKVVNGDCVIPVLSNQRSNAYLKEIADICGITKHLTTHLARHTFATTVTLSNGVPIETVGKLLGHRNLRATQHYAKIVNKKVADDMAALKNVLNLRKPQKETPRPQNRFLSSGE